GTTTTGCCGAACCGTCGACCACAAACCGCATCGCGGAAGCGGGCCTCAGGCTGGAAGCCCCAGCAGTAAATGTTCGCCTGCTTGGGCGTCAGTTTTACCGGTGGGTCAAAGGTACGGGGCAGCGGGGACATTCTCATCAGGCTCCAAGGTGTACTCAGCAACGGCGTGCTGCTGGTCAGCGTGGGAGCCCAAAGGCTTTTCAGGTTCAAGGCGGCGATTCACGTAGGCATCGCCCACTTCTTTGGCGGCCTGCTCATACAACTGAGCAGTCAGCGCCAGATTGCGCATGCTCTCAGCCTTCTCGGCCAGCCGCCCAAGACCGCGAAGTCGGTACGCGCGATTGGCAATGGGGATATCGGTTGTCTCTTCACGGAATCGCTTGCGAGCAGCGTGGAACAGGTCCA
The sequence above is drawn from the Pseudomonas quebecensis genome and encodes:
- a CDS encoding DUF2280 domain-containing protein, producing the protein MAVLRSEVKAFIVQALACFDTPSQVVAAVKTEFGIEITRQQCETHDPTKFAGQKLGKTWVDLFHAARKRFREETTDIPIANRAYRLRGLGRLAEKAESMRNLALTAQLYEQAAKEVGDAYVNRRLEPEKPLGSHADQQHAVAEYTLEPDENVPAAPYL